The proteins below come from a single Chitinophaga pinensis DSM 2588 genomic window:
- a CDS encoding phosphonatase-like hydrolase, with product MRKIKMLVFDMAGTTINEDNLVYKTLRNAINEAGFSFNLEQVLAEGAGKEKKQAIRAVLSTYAGVEDQQLTDTIYKHFIIQLTEAYAKEDISAQPYAADLFAALKERNILRILNTGYDRQTATNILHKIGWQEGLEYDALVTASDVPRNRPEPDMILFAMQQFHINDSSAIVKVGDSTVDIEEGKNAGCGMSIGITTGAHTKAQLETAGPDYIISNLMELLPLLR from the coding sequence ATGCGAAAAATAAAAATGCTTGTCTTTGACATGGCCGGTACGACCATCAATGAAGACAATCTGGTATATAAAACATTAAGAAACGCCATTAACGAGGCAGGATTCAGCTTCAACCTTGAACAGGTGCTGGCCGAAGGCGCGGGTAAAGAGAAAAAACAAGCCATCCGCGCAGTGCTTTCAACATATGCAGGTGTAGAAGATCAACAACTGACCGATACCATCTACAAGCACTTCATTATACAACTGACCGAAGCCTATGCAAAAGAGGATATCTCTGCACAGCCCTATGCGGCAGATCTGTTTGCAGCACTTAAGGAAAGGAATATCCTGAGGATACTGAATACAGGCTACGACAGACAAACAGCCACAAATATTCTTCATAAAATAGGCTGGCAGGAAGGGCTTGAATATGATGCATTGGTAACCGCCAGTGATGTACCACGCAACAGACCGGAACCGGATATGATCCTGTTTGCTATGCAACAGTTTCACATCAACGATAGTAGTGCAATAGTGAAGGTGGGGGATTCTACTGTTGATATTGAAGAAGGAAAAAATGCAGGCTGCGGAATGAGTATCGGTATTACCACCGGCGCTCATACAAAAGCACAGCTGGAAACCGCCGGTCCTGACTATATTATCAGTAACCTGATGGAGCTGTTGCCCTTGCTGCGATAA
- a CDS encoding PAS domain S-box protein: MMSSEEMRSSFDLYNYSPVPMWLYDINSLQILAVNDAACREYGYSREKFLTLKVDVLWHALYSSAMMDLINSAARQRLPYMGTVKFITRKGDMVIVDLQATPMTAWHEDARIVSAINVTEREKAKETERQLRLSNERFNYVSRASNEAIYDWDLAADNIYWADGFCRVFGYPLDGKPYPLKSWSRMVHPDDLLKTRESLRCALQDMHTIYWHSQYRFRHSMGTYLFVEETGYIIRNKEGRAVRMIGTLRDITTQRETAAALEASEKRYSDLFHLSPLPMWVYDTETYQFLDVNKAAVTLYGYSREEFLSMTLRDIRKPENRHEVDEIIKDRIKPGEYHSAIVKHVKKSGDEVIANVSGNSIAYCDKEARVVVAFDITEKRKYISAIEEQNARLEEITWTQAHLVRAPLARIMGIVQLLGDAGVDVATKETLLSYLQVSATELDDIIRKIIRKSQEVTEKHDYLSPGLTGC; encoded by the coding sequence ATGATGAGTTCGGAAGAAATGAGATCGTCGTTCGATCTCTATAACTACAGTCCTGTTCCTATGTGGCTGTATGATATCAACAGTTTGCAAATACTGGCTGTCAATGATGCTGCCTGTAGGGAATATGGTTATTCCCGTGAAAAATTTCTTACCCTGAAAGTGGATGTCTTATGGCATGCACTCTATTCCAGCGCCATGATGGACCTTATTAATAGTGCCGCCAGACAGCGATTACCTTATATGGGGACGGTGAAATTCATCACCCGTAAGGGTGATATGGTGATTGTGGATCTACAGGCAACGCCTATGACGGCGTGGCATGAGGATGCGCGTATTGTATCGGCGATCAATGTCACAGAGCGGGAGAAGGCAAAGGAAACCGAGCGGCAGCTGAGGCTGAGTAACGAGCGCTTCAATTATGTGAGCAGGGCCAGTAATGAGGCGATATACGACTGGGACCTGGCGGCTGACAATATTTACTGGGCGGATGGTTTTTGCCGTGTATTCGGGTATCCGCTGGATGGGAAGCCGTATCCGCTTAAAAGCTGGTCCAGGATGGTGCATCCGGACGATCTGCTGAAAACCCGGGAAAGCCTGCGTTGCGCCTTACAGGACATGCATACGATTTACTGGCATTCGCAGTACCGGTTCCGGCATTCCATGGGTACTTACCTGTTTGTGGAGGAAACCGGCTATATCATCAGAAATAAGGAGGGAAGGGCGGTGAGGATGATCGGTACGCTCCGCGATATTACTACGCAGCGGGAGACGGCTGCTGCATTGGAGGCGTCAGAGAAACGTTACAGTGATCTGTTTCATCTGAGTCCCTTGCCGATGTGGGTATATGATACGGAAACCTATCAATTCCTTGACGTCAATAAGGCTGCTGTGACGCTTTATGGGTATAGCAGGGAAGAATTCCTGTCCATGACACTCCGGGACATCAGGAAGCCTGAAAACAGGCATGAGGTAGATGAAATCATCAAGGACCGGATCAAACCGGGGGAATATCACTCGGCGATCGTCAAACATGTGAAGAAATCGGGAGACGAAGTCATCGCTAATGTGAGTGGCAATTCGATTGCTTATTGTGATAAGGAGGCCCGGGTAGTGGTCGCATTTGACATTACGGAGAAGCGCAAGTATATCAGTGCGATAGAGGAACAAAACGCCCGCCTGGAGGAAATCACCTGGACACAGGCGCATCTTGTACGGGCGCCGCTGGCACGTATCATGGGTATTGTGCAGTTATTGGGAGATGCCGGGGTAGATGTCGCTACAAAAGAGACGTTGTTATCATATTTGCAGGTATCTGCAACGGAGCTGGACGATATTATCCGGAAGATCATCCGGAAGAGCCAGGAGGTGACAGAGAAACATGATTATTTATCGCCCGGGCTTACCGGATGTTAG
- a CDS encoding TIGR03364 family FAD-dependent oxidoreductase, whose product MTQQKAIVIGAGIVGIATARALALKGFEVEVFERDERAVGASIRNFGMIWPIGQPSGRLYNRARRSREIWQSICEEAGIWHDPVGSLHLAYHDDELQAIREYVAANAAERGCTLLTPAEALEKSASINPEGLLGALWSPDEMIVEAREAIGQVAAFLEKKYHIRFHWHTAIHKISYPAVYSGDRQWEADRIYVCSGVDFETLYPDTFRQLSLTKCKLQMMRAAALPEKQRIGPSLCGGLSMVHYPGFQSAASLPALKNRYQQQYAEELKWGIHVMVSQNQYGELTIGDSHEYGLTHDPFSRGFIDQMIIRYLGTFTQLQSSQIIQHWVGFYPKMTNGNTELILSPEKGVTIINGVGGNGMTLSFGLAEEVINGEISVSTL is encoded by the coding sequence ATGACACAGCAAAAAGCTATCGTTATAGGCGCAGGCATCGTAGGTATTGCAACTGCCAGAGCACTCGCGCTAAAAGGTTTTGAAGTCGAGGTATTCGAAAGGGACGAACGTGCAGTGGGCGCTTCCATCCGGAATTTCGGGATGATATGGCCCATCGGTCAGCCATCAGGAAGACTGTATAATAGAGCCAGGCGCTCCCGCGAAATATGGCAATCCATCTGTGAAGAAGCCGGCATCTGGCACGACCCGGTCGGATCTTTACACCTGGCTTACCATGACGACGAACTACAGGCGATCCGCGAATATGTAGCCGCTAATGCTGCCGAACGTGGCTGTACACTCCTGACGCCGGCTGAAGCATTAGAGAAGTCTGCATCCATCAACCCCGAAGGATTACTCGGCGCACTCTGGAGCCCGGACGAAATGATCGTTGAAGCAAGGGAAGCAATCGGACAAGTAGCCGCCTTCCTGGAAAAGAAATATCATATCCGTTTTCACTGGCATACCGCCATCCATAAAATCAGCTATCCCGCCGTCTATTCGGGCGACCGGCAATGGGAAGCCGACAGGATCTATGTATGCAGTGGCGTAGACTTTGAAACGCTGTATCCTGACACCTTCCGTCAACTGAGTCTGACCAAATGCAAATTACAGATGATGCGTGCTGCTGCCCTACCTGAAAAACAGCGTATAGGCCCATCGCTTTGCGGCGGATTATCCATGGTGCATTATCCTGGTTTTCAGTCTGCCGCCTCACTGCCTGCTCTGAAAAACCGTTACCAGCAACAATACGCAGAAGAATTGAAATGGGGTATTCACGTGATGGTATCGCAGAACCAATACGGAGAACTTACCATCGGCGATTCTCATGAATATGGTCTCACCCATGATCCATTCAGCCGGGGTTTTATCGACCAGATGATCATCCGCTACCTCGGTACATTCACACAATTACAATCATCACAGATCATCCAGCACTGGGTCGGCTTCTATCCAAAGATGACAAACGGCAACACAGAACTGATACTCAGTCCGGAAAAAGGTGTCACCATCATCAACGGCGTCGGCGGTAACGGTATGACGCTGTCCTTCGGACTCGCAGAAGAAGTGATCAACGGAGAGATCTCTGTCAGCACTCTGTAA
- a CDS encoding SDR family NAD(P)-dependent oxidoreductase, giving the protein MNTTKKLAIVTGGGSGIGFAIATQFVQHNIYTVIVGRDEQKLRNACEQLGPGSECYTCDLSDLNAIPVMVDMIISRYGHIDILVNNAGINMKKSFTEVTDEEFQDILQTNVTAVFALSREVVKHQLEKKISGCLINISSMASQYGIPKVIAYTASKSAIEGMTKAMATELSPYGIRINCIAPGFIATDMSAKALESDPERKAKALGRTPLGYLGRPADIGAAALFLASDAAQYITGVVLPVDGGNAIGF; this is encoded by the coding sequence ATGAATACGACAAAGAAACTGGCAATCGTTACCGGCGGTGGTTCCGGCATCGGATTCGCCATAGCAACACAGTTTGTTCAGCATAATATTTATACGGTCATCGTAGGCCGGGATGAACAGAAATTGCGGAATGCCTGCGAACAGCTTGGTCCCGGCAGTGAATGTTATACCTGCGATTTGAGTGATCTGAATGCTATTCCTGTCATGGTTGACATGATCATCAGCAGGTATGGTCATATAGATATCCTAGTCAACAATGCCGGCATCAATATGAAGAAATCGTTTACGGAAGTGACGGACGAAGAGTTTCAGGATATTCTGCAGACGAACGTGACCGCTGTTTTTGCTTTATCCCGTGAGGTAGTAAAACATCAGCTGGAAAAGAAGATAAGCGGTTGCCTCATTAACATCAGCTCTATGGCTTCGCAATATGGTATTCCGAAAGTAATCGCTTACACTGCATCAAAATCGGCGATAGAGGGTATGACGAAAGCGATGGCGACGGAATTGTCACCTTATGGTATCCGGATTAATTGTATAGCGCCGGGGTTTATTGCTACGGATATGAGTGCGAAGGCGCTGGAATCAGATCCTGAAAGGAAAGCGAAGGCTTTGGGCAGAACGCCGCTGGGGTATCTGGGGCGGCCGGCAGATATTGGCGCGGCCGCATTATTCCTGGCTTCGGATGCTGCGCAATATATCACAGGGGTGGTGTTGCCGGTAGATGGCGGGAATGCCATCGGATTCTGA
- a CDS encoding helix-turn-helix domain-containing protein: MKEDTLVQISNRIKEKRREKNITVQDLADRAKVSKGLISQIENSRTIPSLIVLIDIIRALEIDLNVFFKDISTTSEQPLVLVKKPADYDPFEKEDAIGFFYKRIFTQSVNKGTVDIVLLELEPGANRPMVQTEAFEYKYMISGDVEYNIGGDTYQLSKGDSLLFDGRISHTPRNTGTANAVMLVIYFFENKEA, translated from the coding sequence ATGAAAGAGGACACTTTAGTTCAGATCAGTAACAGGATAAAAGAAAAACGACGCGAAAAGAATATCACGGTACAGGACCTGGCCGACCGTGCCAAGGTGAGTAAAGGGCTGATCTCTCAGATTGAAAACAGCCGTACCATCCCATCCCTGATCGTCCTCATAGACATTATCAGAGCCCTTGAAATTGATCTCAACGTCTTTTTTAAAGATATCAGCACGACCAGCGAACAACCGCTCGTACTGGTCAAAAAACCAGCTGATTACGACCCTTTTGAAAAAGAAGACGCGATCGGTTTCTTCTACAAACGCATTTTTACCCAGTCAGTCAATAAAGGAACAGTAGATATTGTACTGCTGGAACTCGAACCTGGCGCGAACCGCCCCATGGTGCAGACCGAAGCCTTTGAATACAAATACATGATCAGCGGCGACGTGGAATACAATATCGGTGGCGACACTTACCAGCTATCCAAAGGAGACTCCCTCCTTTTTGACGGCCGCATCTCCCACACACCAAGAAATACCGGCACTGCCAATGCCGTTATGCTCGTCATTTACTTCTTTGAAAATAAGGAGGCTTAA